The DNA region TTCTCTTAAAAAAACAGGCTTAATTATCGCATGCAACAAAGAATTTTTCACCTAACTTCTTGGGCTAAGACCGCTTTGGGAACAAGTATCGAGCTGTATAAAAAATCACACAGCTCCGGTGATACATCCCACGGCTTTTCTGAACGCCCCATCCTTTTCATCGGCGGCGTTCATGGCGATGAGCCCGAAGGCGTGCGCCTGGCGCAAGAACTGCTTCAATGGCTCCAAGAAAATGAAAAAACCCAAAGTGCCAACATTCGTCCGTGGATCCTGATTCCCAATATAAACCCGGATGGATCGGCTCAAAACCAACGAACCAACGGCTCTGGCGTGGACCTGAATCGCAACTTTCCAAGCAGCGATTGGAGCCCCGAAGCCAAAGCTCCCAGATACTATCCCGGCCCTTCGCCCGGAAGCGAGCCTGAAGTACAGGCTTTGGTAAAACTCATTGAGGACGAAAAGCCACATCTCATAGTACACTTCCATTCATGGGAGCCTTGCGTTGTTTATACCGGCGAACCCGGAAAAAAAGCTGCCGAGATCCTGGCAACAGGTACTGGGTACGAACACCGGGAAGATATCGGCTATCCCACTCCAGGCAGTTTGGGACAGTTTGGCTGGATCGATAAAAAAACTCCGGTTGTCTGCATTGAAGAGCAAAGCGGAGTGGATCTGAACTTGGTATGGCCCCATTTTAAAGCGGGATTGCAGATGTTACTGACAGGTAAAGGTTTCTAAAATGTCCATGATCAAGTCCATCGCATTCGATTTGGATGATACGCTGGTAGACACTTCGGGTCTGCTGGTGCCGATGGCTTCGCAACGCGCCTGTGAGGCGATGATTGCAGCGGGCGTCTGCGTTTCTTTGGAAGAGTGCATGACCATTCGCGAAGAACTTGCTGCCAACCTTTCACACACTGAAATTTTCACAAAAATAGTTAATCAATTCGGGACCAATCAACCTGGCAAAGCCGTCCATGATGCTTTGGAGGAGTTCTACAATCCCGAAGTTCCATCGGTTCTGCCACTACTGGCTGGAGCAACTGAAAACCTGTTGCACCTGAAAGAGCAATACAATCTTTATTTGGTGACGATGGGATCCTTCGATGCCCAGATTCAGAAAATCAAAGCACTGGGTATTGAAAAATTCTTTAAGAAAATATACGTCCTGAATGGTTTTATCGGAGAGAAAAAAGAAGCCGCATTTCTGGACATCCTGGCAAAAGAGGGCCACCCGCCCGCAGAATTGTTGAGCATAGGCAATCGCCTCTCCAGCGAGATCCGCGACGGAAAACGTGTCGGTGCCGTGACTTGCTATTTTGCCCATGGCGAACATGTCGGCGAAGAAGCCGTATTCCCTGAAGACAATCCTGACTACACAATCACGCAGCACAAGGATCTGATCAAAGTATGCGGACTTTAAAAGCGAGCTTTCTGTTGATCGGTCCCTGGGACTCCCGACTGCAAGAACTTGGCGCCCATATCGCCACGGATCTGCAGCAGGCCTGGCATTGGATTCAGGACTCCACCTACAATGTCGTCGCAGTCTCTGTGACTGTCATTTTGGGCAAAAGATTTCCGGAGTTCTACGAAGAGATTAAACGCAGTAGTCCTGCCACCCAATTCATCGCCGTAGTGCCTCCGGATTTTTCTGCAAACCAACTGAGCCGACTGCACGAAGAGTACTCTTTTATCCGTGTCATGCACAGTTTCAACGACACGGATCTGGAAACTCATTTGTTCACCGCCCTGGAAGAAGCCAATCAAAGGAAGCAGGATGAAAACCTGGCCGTTCTGATTCGTGAGCAGACCGAAAAGTTGAAACGTCTGCAAATTGAACTTGAAGAACGCGTGCAGAAACGAACCAAGTT from Bdellovibrio sp. GT3 includes:
- a CDS encoding DUF2817 domain-containing protein — protein: MQQRIFHLTSWAKTALGTSIELYKKSHSSGDTSHGFSERPILFIGGVHGDEPEGVRLAQELLQWLQENEKTQSANIRPWILIPNINPDGSAQNQRTNGSGVDLNRNFPSSDWSPEAKAPRYYPGPSPGSEPEVQALVKLIEDEKPHLIVHFHSWEPCVVYTGEPGKKAAEILATGTGYEHREDIGYPTPGSLGQFGWIDKKTPVVCIEEQSGVDLNLVWPHFKAGLQMLLTGKGF
- a CDS encoding HAD hydrolase-like protein, which encodes MSMIKSIAFDLDDTLVDTSGLLVPMASQRACEAMIAAGVCVSLEECMTIREELAANLSHTEIFTKIVNQFGTNQPGKAVHDALEEFYNPEVPSVLPLLAGATENLLHLKEQYNLYLVTMGSFDAQIQKIKALGIEKFFKKIYVLNGFIGEKKEAAFLDILAKEGHPPAELLSIGNRLSSEIRDGKRVGAVTCYFAHGEHVGEEAVFPEDNPDYTITQHKDLIKVCGL